The Methanocorpusculum vombati genomic interval TGCAAGATACGCTTCCCGCGTATTCAGAAACTCCGGCTGCTGCACGGCGTCTGCGAGCTCCGCAGCCCTGTCGCGTACCATCCGGTACAAATTGATCAGTTCGGGATTTGCATCATTTAAAAACGCCTTCCCCCGCATTGCACCGGTTTTCCACAAATACAGATACAGCGCTCCTCCCCCGAAAAAAGGTTCAAAATAATTTTCAAAATCCTCCGGGCACCTCTCTGCAAGTTCGCCAAGCAGCTGCCTCTTGCCCCCCGCCCATTTCACCACAGGTCGTGGAAGAGAGGACTTTGTCACAAACATTATAATTAATGGGATGGCGGAAAGACATATACCTTGTCTATGATAAAAAAATCCCCGACACCCAGGACCCGTGCAGTCTTTGGCATGTGCGTACTGATTTTTCTTGCAGTACTTATTATGCCGGTCTCGGCGGGCGTCTCCCAGAGTACCATTGCTCAGGGCGACACGCTGTACGTCAGCGGTCAGGCACCCGGATCTCAACAGGTTGCTCTCTACTTCTTCGGTCCGAACTACTTCAAATATGCTACTGCCCAGGTAAATGACGGATCATACACCTATCAGCTCACCACCACGAGTGATATGTCCCCCTCACAGTACTACTGCGTCGTTCAGAGTCCCGGAACCGGCAGTACCTTCAGTGTAGGACCCGTAACCGTCGGCCAGACAACCTACATCACCGTCAAACCCGGAAGCGGTGTTCCCGCTGACGGTGACAGCTTTGTCGTACAGGGTCCAAACGCCTTACAGGGATCGCAGGCAGCCTATGCTCTGGAACAGATGCTCAAAAGTCCAAACATCCCCGATCTGTCCCAGACATTTACCTTCACCATTGACTACCCGATGATTACCATCAACCCGGTCGGTACCCTGTACATGGGCACACCCTTTACGGTTTCCGGAACCACCAACCTTGCGGCAGGAGATACGCTTCTTGTCGATGTCCGTGTAGCCTCCTTCTGGCCCATGAGCAAAGAAGAAGCCAATGCCCAGGACTCTGCATCCTGGTCCCAAGGGGATTCCGGCAGTGTGATTGTCCAGCAGGGAACCGCAAGCGGCCAGAACTTCTGGAGTTTCTCCGTAAACCCGCTGCACTCATCCCAGTATGAAGTTACGGTAACCGGCATTAAAACAGGTGCGACTGCATCTCAGCAGTTTACGGTCTCCAACCAGAGTGTACCGACCGTCGTCCCGACAACTGCGGCAACCACTGTGGCGACCACCGTTCCGACCACTGCCCCGACGCCGACTCCGTCACCCGGTTTTGGCCTGCTTGCAGCTGCCGGAGCACTTGGCGCTGTTGCTCTTCTGATCTTCAGAAGACACTAATTTCTTTGTATTACGGATGTTAGCGAAAAATATTTCGCGAACCTTTTTTTATTGCACATAACACGGGCAGCGGACGACCAGCAGTCCTGCCGCCGCATTCAGGCCAGCGACGATCAGAAACACCCCGACATATCCGGCCGGCAGCACCAGCAGTCCTGCGGCGAACGGCAGAGCTGCCATTCCCGCATACTGCGTCATATTGAACATCCCGTTCATCACGCCCTGCGGTTTTTTTGTCTCTGCAAGATAGTTCAGAACCGCCGCGGTAATCACGCCGAACACGGCGCCGACAAGGATCATGCCGAGAGGATTCACCAGCACAACAGGTACGGAAACGGCAAGCAGAATGCCTGCGACCCGCACCACCGAAAGGGAATCTGCGGTTCGCATCCGTGATGCCGCATACACAAACACTGCCGTTGCCACACTCATCAGCGCCGTCACCACACCGTTCACGTCAGCCGACGCACCGGAAAGCTCCGGGTATGCGGAGATGACCACACCGGTCGTTCCGCAGGATACAAAGAGGGCTGCCCACAGCCATTTGTGATATACCGCAATATCCTTCACCGCCGCAAACGGCAGAATATTTTCCTGTGCGGGCGCATCATCCGCAAGTCCCAGACTCAGCAGTCCTGCCGCCCCCGTCAGTATTCCGAATACCAGAACGCCTGCGTAGGCCTGCACGGATGCAAGCCAGCCGCTCACGACAAGTCCTGCAACCATGCCCACGTTCATCAGCGCAACGAACCCGCCGGCAAGTCTGCGGTGATCCGCCGCCGAGTTTACGAACGCCATTGCGGCGGAGACGAACATCCCCGTGAACAGTCCTTCGGCAAACCGGAGCGCCACGGCAGCTGCCGGGTCCGGATAGGAGATCCACAGCACAACTGCTGATACCAGCGTTCCAAACAAACCTATCCGCACCAGCGGTGTCCTCCCGAATCTGTCCGACAACATCCCTGCGGGAAACACCATGAGAAACGCGCCGAGGAAGTAGGCCGAGTACACCGCTCCCTGCATTCCGGGATCGGGTGCGATACTGTTTAAGACCGGCACAACCGCGTTGGAAAGAGCCATCGCTGCAAATGCACCCAGAAACAGCGACGTGCGGAAAATGGTCTGCAGTTTCATGAATCAGAGCAGCTCTGCATCCTTCCTGACTTCGTACTTCTGCAAAACCGTTCGCGGAAGCTGAGGAACGGCTTCTGCGAGCGGGACTGCGAACAGAAACTTCGGTTCGTCCGCAAAACCGTGCAGACCGATAATGACAATGCAGGGGTTTTCCTCGGCTGCTGCGTAGGTCTGGTATGCGGCATATGTCTCGGGAGTGACCCACGGCAGGTAGACTTCGCCGTCTTCTCCGGTGAACATTCTGCTCCGGAAACAGGTGATGAGATCAAACCGCGCCTCATCTCTGTTGCGGACGCAGACCACGTCCGGTTCGCCTGCGGCGCGCTCCTCACGATCGGCAACGGAGTATGCGTCGCCCAGCCGGTTCATGACATACTCACGGAACGCTACGGCCACAACCGGATTTGTGTCGTCGGGGTCTGCGTCGGGATCGGGATACCAGACACCGAGCGCCCGTTCAAGCTGGCCTAAAATGCCCATACGTATTTCTTGTATCTCTGTCCTCTTAAAAAAGCGGGTGCGTCATCGTGCCAATTATCTTATAAGAAAACCACATAATAGTATTCTAAGAGAGACCAGCCCCATGGAACACGCAGAGATCATTACGAATGCCTACAACTTCACGAAAAATGCTTTCTTCAGCATTACGCAGTTCCCGCGGTGGATAGTGCTGTTCTTCTATATTGTCGGCCCGATTATTGTGGGCTTCATTGCGGCAACGATTGCATTGCAGCTGATTGTTCTGCCGATTCTGGTGAGTATTCTTGTCGGCCCGGACTTCGGATTTACCCGTGAGGTTCTTTCGGGCCTTTTACAGTATCTTGCTCTGTTGCTCGGACTGTCCTGCATTTTCTTTGTTCCGTTAATGCAGGGGTACTGTTATCGTCTGTTCCGTTCCGGCGATTCGATGCCGGATACGGGAAACCTCTGGGGACTGTTCTTCAACGGCTGGAGAATCAATATTACCGTTATCATCTATGCAATTCCGCTGATCATCATCTCGGTAATCTATATGCTGATCTTTATGTACTTCTTCCCGGATACGGGGATGTACTCAACCGCGGATTTCCTTGAGACGGAAGGAATGATCTATGTGGGAACGGTCTTTTCCTATGCTGCCATTCAGTTTATTACAACGCTGATCGTTCTTTTGTTTGCGTTTATCGGGATTACACATCTCTGCCGGACAGGTTCTATCCGTGAGGCGGTGAGCCTGAAGACGATCACCGGGATTATCAGCAAGATTGGCTGGTACGACTACATTCTGTCGCTGGTGGTTATGAGTATTCTCTACCTGATGGTGACGTTTGTGGTGGTGTCGCTTTCGCAGCTGTTCTCAAACAATATTGTTATTATGACGGTGCTGTATATTCTCTACATCTTCGCGCTTGTGCCGATTACGGTGTTCTTCATCAGGTACCTTTCCGAGGTCTATGACACGGCCTTCCTTCCGGAGGAAGTTGATGATGAGGAGTTTGATTTCTTCTAACTCCTCATCTCCTGTGCGCCTGATCGTTTCCTTTCTGCATCCCTTCCCCCGTCAGTCGCTGTGACCGCAGTTTCCTGAGGTTCATCCATACTGCCTGCGGCAGTACGGATGAACCTCAGATTAGAAATAGCAATCCTGCCCAATATATTCTCACTGTGCCGCACGAATACAAAAAATATCCGCACCCGCGAAAAAACCGTCCGCAAAAAAAATCCCAGACCAGAAAGCCCGCAGAGAAAACTCCGCGAAAAGAGATTAAGCCGGGCTATTATGTTGCCGCCGACAGTGATGACTATCTCACCAAATATCTTTACTGGTGTCCGCACTGTAATGTCCCGCTCGTTGCAAAAACCTGCTCGTGCAAAGCCGAGACCACGAAGATTCCTCTCCAGCAGCCCTATGATGTCCGCCCGGTTCTCAAGGCCGATCATGATCTCCTGCAAACCCTCATCTGTGACCGGTTCGGGCCCCGCGTTACCCTCCCGCAGGTGATGATCTTCAACAAGGCAGGCGGTCTTGACCGTAATGATCTCATCATCGCAAACGGTGTACGGTTCGCCTGGCTCTGGTTTGATCCGGTCACCCGCACCTTCCGGCTCGATATTGAAGCAGAAGCCCTTCCCTACCTCCTCGGAAAA includes:
- a CDS encoding MFS transporter, encoding MKLQTIFRTSLFLGAFAAMALSNAVVPVLNSIAPDPGMQGAVYSAYFLGAFLMVFPAGMLSDRFGRTPLVRIGLFGTLVSAVVLWISYPDPAAAVALRFAEGLFTGMFVSAAMAFVNSAADHRRLAGGFVALMNVGMVAGLVVSGWLASVQAYAGVLVFGILTGAAGLLSLGLADDAPAQENILPFAAVKDIAVYHKWLWAALFVSCGTTGVVISAYPELSGASADVNGVVTALMSVATAVFVYAASRMRTADSLSVVRVAGILLAVSVPVVLVNPLGMILVGAVFGVITAAVLNYLAETKKPQGVMNGMFNMTQYAGMAALPFAAGLLVLPAGYVGVFLIVAGLNAAAGLLVVRCPCYVQ
- a CDS encoding DUF4013 domain-containing protein encodes the protein MEHAEIITNAYNFTKNAFFSITQFPRWIVLFFYIVGPIIVGFIAATIALQLIVLPILVSILVGPDFGFTREVLSGLLQYLALLLGLSCIFFVPLMQGYCYRLFRSGDSMPDTGNLWGLFFNGWRINITVIIYAIPLIIISVIYMLIFMYFFPDTGMYSTADFLETEGMIYVGTVFSYAAIQFITTLIVLLFAFIGITHLCRTGSIREAVSLKTITGIISKIGWYDYILSLVVMSILYLMVTFVVVSLSQLFSNNIVIMTVLYILYIFALVPITVFFIRYLSEVYDTAFLPEEVDDEEFDFF